The Cucumis melo cultivar AY chromosome 6, USDA_Cmelo_AY_1.0, whole genome shotgun sequence genome includes a region encoding these proteins:
- the LOC103483633 gene encoding FHA domain-containing protein At4g14490-like isoform X1: protein MESSAITLIMVKGPREGETLDFPPGATIRIGRTVRGNSVAIKDAGISTKHLSIEFESVSGNWMLRDLDSSNGTFVNDIKLPPHDAFALNDGDTIKCGELTSIFVRINSNEEPRSRRNPRRKAAEKCTSSDVVGSVAGTRGRRGKVVEEVSVVGGCNDAMGDSGRCLRSRKGRGVKDEIDNQVPDCKKIGDKLDVGRESQNMNNAVNEPGPKIAKRSTRRTKNTVSVATDSVLENVPEDSRVGGEVKAEAKKTRAGTRGRKKLQNEPPLEISTVIKLEHSENVEEKSLGENKLVDVGEGKKNANVEERCCGSSPHEICDRDGNQDVCIISEGCEEVADGRASHDEDFLCKSEKAPDLKKMTLGDWFDYLETHLPRQIIDATEEVISGMKIKSKQVQEYVARQKIENCQGD, encoded by the coding sequence ATGGAATCCTCTGCAATTACTCTCATCATGGTTAAAGGCCCTCGCGAGGGTGAAACCCTAGATTTTCCACCTGGAGCCACGATTCGGATCGGTCGCACCGTTCGGGGTAATTCCGTCGCCATCAAAGACGCCGGGATCTCCACCAAGCACCTCTCTATCGAATTCGAGTCCGTATCAGGCAACTGGATGCTTCGGGACCTTGATTCTTCAAATGGCACATTCGTTAACGATATCAAGCTTCCTCCACACGATGCCTTCGCTTTAAATGATGGCGACACCATTAAATGCGGTGAATTGACTTCGATTTTTGTTAGGATAAACAGTAATGAAGAGCCTCGGTCAAGGCGAAATCCTAGGCGGAAAGCTGCCGAGAAGTGTACAAGTTCCGATGTTGTGGGATCAGTTGCCGGAACTCGGGGTCGTAGAGGAAAGGTTGTGGAAGAGGTTAGCGTAGTTGGGGGATGTAATGATGCGATGGGTGATAGTGGAAGATGTTTAAGGTCGAGAAAGGGCAGGGGCGTGAAAGATGAAATTGATAACCAAGTACCGGATTGCAAGAAAATTGGGGACAAATTAGATGTGGGAAGGGAGTCCCAGAATATGAACAATGCGGTAAACGAACCCGGCCCAAAAATTGCTAAAAGAAGTACCAGGCGAACGAAGAACACTGTGTCTGTGGCCACAGATTCAGTTCTCGAGAACGTCCCCGAAGATTCACGTGTGGGTGGTGAAGTAAAGGCTGAGGCAAAGAAAACGAGAGCTGGAACTAGGGGAAGGAAGAAATTGCAAAATGAGCCACCACTGGAGATTAGTACAGTTATCAAATTGGAACATAGTGAAAACGTCGAGGAGAAGAGCTTAGGAGAAAATAAACTTGTTGACGTGGGTGAAGGTAAGAAAAATGCTAATGTTGAAGAAAGATGTTGTGGGTCGAGCCCTCATGAGATTTGTGATCGAGATGGAAACCAAGATGTGTGTATTATTTCAGAAGGTTGCGAAGAGGTTGCTGATGGGCGAGCTTCACATGATGAGGACTTCCTTTGTAAGTCTGAGAAGGCGCCGGATCTGAAGAAGATGACACTTGGGGATTGGTTTGATTATTTGGAGACTCATTTGCCTAGACAAATTATTGATGCAACCGAAGAGGTAATTTCTGGTatgaaaattaaatctaaacaaGTACAGGAGTATGTTGCTCGGCAGAAGATTGAGAATTGCCAGGGCGATTAG
- the LOC103483634 gene encoding TNF receptor-associated factor homolog 1a isoform X2, with amino-acid sequence MAGVVSEDAVGVRSVESFANGHHSQSGEALAEWRSSEQVENGTPSTSPPYWDTDDDDDDAGPKPSDLYGKHTWKIEKFSQLTKRELRSNAFEVGGYKWYILIYPQGCDVCNHLSLFLCVANHDKLLPGWSHFAQFTIAVVNKDPKKSKYSDTLHRFWKKEHDWGWKKFMELSKVLDGFIDADTLIIKAQVQVIRERADRPFRCLDCQYRRELVRVYLTNVEQICRRFVEERRSKLGKLIEDKARWSSFRAFWLGIDQNARRRMSREKTDAILKVVVKHFFIEKEVTSTLVMDSLYSGLKALEGHTKSKKGKAKLLDTEEITAPIVHIEKDTFVLVDDVLLLLERAAVEPLPPKDEKGPQNRTKDGSSGEDFNKDSIERDERRLTELGRRTVEIFVLAHIFSKVEVAYQEAIALKRQEELIREEEAAWQAESEQKARRLASEKDKKSKKKQAKQKRNNRKSKDKGREEKANLTALIREQVNPSNGKEEDTIVDEVQPVVEKSDMPEGGSDVSDSVEGASELLQPDSEDRDASPVNWDTDTSEVHPLMEASSSGISSLSSAQTPLSDKKSLSVMDDSSSTCSTDSVPSVVMNGPYKENSFHNYKKQKSPSGGKNQQKDAAYDRNSCTNEMDNQSSELPADIEDRSDVCGSNKPKESDPVVINHSVRGKIKRVEQQGVKKEEKVVSLPKERSSKNQVDMERILRDASTAVPSSLQNHQDHIPPTVEHKSSNLSVAALDSTPIKASSSTSGHQMEKTVPVVTSSYVVSAVKAEAQKSTIPKPTEKASAQQAPMMSRPSSAPLIPGPRATAPVVNVVHTSPLLARSVSAAGRLGPDPAPATHSYAPQSYRNAIMGNHVAPSTAGYVHLSTSTSGVSPSTAFSLASAMVSSPMYVPHSSERLDPNAVRSTYPFSMVTRDVLPNSPQWVEGSQRETVRSMHYNSSLLNDVQDLYKKPIRGSTPDVLSAEFPACTSGRQLQGFAEEFPHLDIINDLLDDENIVGISARDNSMFQSLGNGPTLLNRQFSLPGDMGGMAGDVGSSTSSCRFERTRSYHDGGFQRGYTSSISHYEPTMDFIPPSSQQQHLNGQIDGLVPNWRATSDLSLLGTRTLDFDGYQYLNAEYSNMAHGMNGYNIFRPSDGH; translated from the exons ATGGCTGGTGTTGTTAGTGAAGATGCTGTAGGGGTGAGGTCTGTGGAGAGTTTTGCAAATGGGCATCACAGTCAGTCTGGAGAAGCATTGGCTGAATGGAGGTCATCTGAACAAGTGGAAAATGGAACACCGTCAACTTCACCACCATACTGGGATACTGATGACGATGACGACGATGCTG GACCAAAACCTTCAGATTTGTATGGAAAACATACAtggaaaatagagaaattttctCAACTTACCAAACGAGAACTTCGAAGTAATGCTTTTGAGGTTGGAGGCTATAAATG GTACATTTTAATTTATCCTCAGGGGTGTGATGTCTGCAATCATCTCTCCCTGTTTCTTTGTGTCGCAAATCATGACAAGCTCCTTCCAG GTTGGAGCCATTTTGCACAGTTTACAATAGCAGTGGTGAATAAGGATCCAAagaaatcaaaatattctg ATACATTACATCGGTTCTGGAAGAAAGAACATGACTGgggatggaaaaaattcatGGAGCTATCAAAAGTGTTAGATGGTTTTATTGACGCTGACACTCTCATAATAAAGGCACAAGTTCAAGTGATTAG GGAGAGAGCTGACCGGCCTTTTCGTTGCCTTGATTGTCAGTATAGGAGAGAACTTGTTAGGGTATATTTGACTAATGTTGAGCAGATATGTCGACGTTTTGTGGAGGAGAGAAGAAGCAAGCTGGGAAAGCTGATAGAGGATAAAGCTAGATGGTCAAG TTTTCGGGCTTTCTGGTTGGGAATTGACCAGAATGCTAGGAGGCGAATGTCTAGGGAAAAGACAGATGCAATTCTAAAAGTTGTTGTAAAACACTTCTTTATAGAGAAGGAGGTGACGTCTACTTTAGTGATGGACTCATTATACAGTGGATTGAAGGCTCTCGAAGGACATACCAAGAGTAAAAAAGGGAAAGCAAAACTATTAGATACTGAAGAGATAACAGCTCCAATAGTTCACATAGAGAAAGACACCTTCGTTTTGGTGGATGATGTTCTACTGCTGCTCGAGAGGGCTGCTGTGGAACCATTACCACCAAAAGATGAGAAGGGTCCTCAAAATCGTACTAAG GATGGTAGCTCCGGAGAAGACTTCAATAAAGACTCCATTGAACGCGACGAAAGGCGGCTTACCGAATTGGGACGTAGGACTGTGGAAATATTTGTCCTTGCCCATATATTTAG TAAAGTTGAAGTTGCCTATCAGGAGGCTATTGCTTTGAAGAGGCAAGAGGAACTCATTCGTGAAGAAGAGGCAGCATGGCAGGCTGAAAGTGAACAAAAGGCTAGGCGATTAGCTTCAGAAAAGgataagaaatcaaagaaaaaacag GCTAAACAAAAACGTAACAACCGCAAAAGTAAGGATAAAGGGAGAGAAGAGAAGGCAAATTTGACTGCGCTGATCAGGGAACAAGTAAACCCTAGCAATGGGAAGGAGGAAGACACCATTGTGGATGAGGTCCAGCCCGTGGTTGAAAAGTCTGACATGCCCGAGGGTGGGTCAGATGTCTCTGATTCTGTTGAAGGCGCTAGTGAATTACTTCAGCCTGATTCAGAGGACAGAGATGCCAGTCCTGTCAATTGGGACACTGACACATCAGAAGTTCATCCCTTAATGGAAGCGAGTAGCAGTGGCATTAGCAGTCTATCTTCTGCCCAAACACCCTTATCTGACAAGAAGAGCTTGTCTGTTATGGATGATAGCTCTTCTACATGTTCTACTGATTCTGTTCCATCTGTAGTCATGAACGGTCCTTATAAGGAGAATTCTTTTCACAACTATAAGAAGCAAAAATCACCTAGCGG TGGAAAGAATCAGCAAAAGGATGCAGCATATGATCGTAACAGTTGTACCAACGAGATGGATAATCAGTCATCAGAGCTTCCAGCTGACATAGAGGACAGAAGTGATGTTTGCGGCAGTAACAAGCCTAAAGAGTCTGATCCTGTGGTCATTAATCATTCCGTCCGGGGTAAAATAAAAAGGGTTGAACAGCAGGGAGTTAAGAAG GAAGAAAAGGTCGTTTCATTGCCAAAAGAGCGAAGCTCTAAAAACCAGGTTGATATGGAAAGGATACTTAGAGATGCATCAACAGCTGTGCCATCCTCCCTTCAGAATCACCAGGATCATATACCACCAACTGTTGAACATAAGTCGAGCAATCTGAGTGTTGCTGCTCTTGATTCCACTCCAATTAAAGCATCATCGTCAACTAGTGGACATCAGATGGAGAAGACTGTGCCTGTAGTTACCTCATCCTATGTTGTAAGTGCAGTAAAAGCAGAGGCTCAGAAGTCTACAATTCCAAAACCAACTGAAAAGGCTTCGGCACAGCAAGCTCCTATGATGTCAAGGCCTTCTAGTGCACCTCTAATTCCTGGTCCAAGAGCTACAGCACCTGTTGTTAATGTAGTCCATACATCCCCATTGCTTGCCCGTTCAGTGAGTGCAGCTGGCCGGTTGGGTCCAGACCCTGCTCCAGCCACACATAGTTATGCTCCCCAGTCCTATAGAAACGCCATAATGGGCAACCATGTAGCTCCGAGCACTGCTGGATATGTTCATCTGAGCACCTCAACTTCAGGCGTCAGTCCATCAACTGCCTTCTCTTTGGCATCTGCTATGGTTTCTTCACCCATGTATGTACCACACAGCTCTGAGAGGTTAGATCCAAATGCTGTTAGATCTACTTATCCTTTCAGCATGGTAACTCGAGATGTCTTACCAAACAGTCCCCAGTGGGTGGAGGGTTCACAAAGGGAAACTGTTAGGAGCATGCACTACAATTCTTCCCTTCTCAATGATGTTCAAGATTTATACAAGAAGCCGATTCGTGGTTCAACCCCTGATGTCCTATCCGCAGAGTTCCCGGCCTGTACGTCTGGTCGCCAGCTCCAAGGTTTTGCAGAGGAGTTCCCTCACCTTGATATAATTAACGACCTCCTTGATGATGAAAATATTGTTGGGATTTCTGCCAGAGACAACTCAATGTTCCAGTCTCTGGGAAATGGACCTACTCTGTTGAACCGGCAGTTCTCACTACCTGGTGATATGGGTGGGATGGCTGGCGATGTAGGGTCCTCAACAAGCTCTTGCAGGTTTGAGCGCACACGGAGTTACCATGATGGTGGTTTTCAACGGGGATATACATCTTCCATCAGTCATTATGAACCAACCATGGATTTTATTCCACCATCCAGTCAACAGCAACACTTGAACGGCCAGATCGATGGGTTGGTTCCAAATTGGCGAGCAACGTCTGATCTCTCTTTACTTGGGACAAGAACTTTAGACTTCGATGGTTACCAATATCTGAATGCAGAATATTCAAATATGGCACATGGGATGAACGGCTACAACATCTTTCGACCTTCAGATGGGCATTGA
- the LOC103483633 gene encoding FHA domain-containing protein At4g14490-like isoform X2, translating into MESSAITLIMVKGPREGETLDFPPGATIRIGRTVRGNSVAIKDAGISTKHLSIEFESVSGNWMLRDLDSSNGTFVNDIKLPPHDAFALNDGDTIKCGELTSIFVRINSNEEPRSRRNPRRKAAEKCTSSDVVGSVAGTRGRRGKVVEEVSVVGGCNDAMGDSGRCLRSRKGRGVKDEIDNQVPDCKKIGDKLDVGRESQNMNNAVNEPGPKIAKRSTRRTKNTVSVATDSVLENVPEDSRVGGEVKAEAKKTRAGTRGRKKLQNEPPLEISTVIKLEHSENVEEKSLGENKLVDVGEEGCEEVADGRASHDEDFLCKSEKAPDLKKMTLGDWFDYLETHLPRQIIDATEEVISGMKIKSKQVQEYVARQKIENCQGD; encoded by the exons ATGGAATCCTCTGCAATTACTCTCATCATGGTTAAAGGCCCTCGCGAGGGTGAAACCCTAGATTTTCCACCTGGAGCCACGATTCGGATCGGTCGCACCGTTCGGGGTAATTCCGTCGCCATCAAAGACGCCGGGATCTCCACCAAGCACCTCTCTATCGAATTCGAGTCCGTATCAGGCAACTGGATGCTTCGGGACCTTGATTCTTCAAATGGCACATTCGTTAACGATATCAAGCTTCCTCCACACGATGCCTTCGCTTTAAATGATGGCGACACCATTAAATGCGGTGAATTGACTTCGATTTTTGTTAGGATAAACAGTAATGAAGAGCCTCGGTCAAGGCGAAATCCTAGGCGGAAAGCTGCCGAGAAGTGTACAAGTTCCGATGTTGTGGGATCAGTTGCCGGAACTCGGGGTCGTAGAGGAAAGGTTGTGGAAGAGGTTAGCGTAGTTGGGGGATGTAATGATGCGATGGGTGATAGTGGAAGATGTTTAAGGTCGAGAAAGGGCAGGGGCGTGAAAGATGAAATTGATAACCAAGTACCGGATTGCAAGAAAATTGGGGACAAATTAGATGTGGGAAGGGAGTCCCAGAATATGAACAATGCGGTAAACGAACCCGGCCCAAAAATTGCTAAAAGAAGTACCAGGCGAACGAAGAACACTGTGTCTGTGGCCACAGATTCAGTTCTCGAGAACGTCCCCGAAGATTCACGTGTGGGTGGTGAAGTAAAGGCTGAGGCAAAGAAAACGAGAGCTGGAACTAGGGGAAGGAAGAAATTGCAAAATGAGCCACCACTGGAGATTAGTACAGTTATCAAATTGGAACATAGTGAAAACGTCGAGGAGAAGAGCTTAGGAGAAAATAAACTTGTTGACGTGGGTGAAG AAGGTTGCGAAGAGGTTGCTGATGGGCGAGCTTCACATGATGAGGACTTCCTTTGTAAGTCTGAGAAGGCGCCGGATCTGAAGAAGATGACACTTGGGGATTGGTTTGATTATTTGGAGACTCATTTGCCTAGACAAATTATTGATGCAACCGAAGAGGTAATTTCTGGTatgaaaattaaatctaaacaaGTACAGGAGTATGTTGCTCGGCAGAAGATTGAGAATTGCCAGGGCGATTAG
- the LOC103483634 gene encoding TNF receptor-associated factor homolog 1a isoform X1, producing MAGVVSEDAVGVRSVESFANGHHSQSGEALAEWRSSEQVENGTPSTSPPYWDTDDDDDDAGPKPSDLYGKHTWKIEKFSQLTKRELRSNAFEVGGYKWYILIYPQGCDVCNHLSLFLCVANHDKLLPGWSHFAQFTIAVVNKDPKKSKYSDTLHRFWKKEHDWGWKKFMELSKVLDGFIDADTLIIKAQVQVIRERADRPFRCLDCQYRRELVRVYLTNVEQICRRFVEERRSKLGKLIEDKARWSSFRAFWLGIDQNARRRMSREKTDAILKVVVKHFFIEKEVTSTLVMDSLYSGLKALEGHTKSKKGKAKLLDTEEITAPIVHIEKDTFVLVDDVLLLLERAAVEPLPPKDEKGPQNRTKDGSSGEDFNKDSIERDERRLTELGRRTVEIFVLAHIFSSKVEVAYQEAIALKRQEELIREEEAAWQAESEQKARRLASEKDKKSKKKQAKQKRNNRKSKDKGREEKANLTALIREQVNPSNGKEEDTIVDEVQPVVEKSDMPEGGSDVSDSVEGASELLQPDSEDRDASPVNWDTDTSEVHPLMEASSSGISSLSSAQTPLSDKKSLSVMDDSSSTCSTDSVPSVVMNGPYKENSFHNYKKQKSPSGGKNQQKDAAYDRNSCTNEMDNQSSELPADIEDRSDVCGSNKPKESDPVVINHSVRGKIKRVEQQGVKKEEKVVSLPKERSSKNQVDMERILRDASTAVPSSLQNHQDHIPPTVEHKSSNLSVAALDSTPIKASSSTSGHQMEKTVPVVTSSYVVSAVKAEAQKSTIPKPTEKASAQQAPMMSRPSSAPLIPGPRATAPVVNVVHTSPLLARSVSAAGRLGPDPAPATHSYAPQSYRNAIMGNHVAPSTAGYVHLSTSTSGVSPSTAFSLASAMVSSPMYVPHSSERLDPNAVRSTYPFSMVTRDVLPNSPQWVEGSQRETVRSMHYNSSLLNDVQDLYKKPIRGSTPDVLSAEFPACTSGRQLQGFAEEFPHLDIINDLLDDENIVGISARDNSMFQSLGNGPTLLNRQFSLPGDMGGMAGDVGSSTSSCRFERTRSYHDGGFQRGYTSSISHYEPTMDFIPPSSQQQHLNGQIDGLVPNWRATSDLSLLGTRTLDFDGYQYLNAEYSNMAHGMNGYNIFRPSDGH from the exons ATGGCTGGTGTTGTTAGTGAAGATGCTGTAGGGGTGAGGTCTGTGGAGAGTTTTGCAAATGGGCATCACAGTCAGTCTGGAGAAGCATTGGCTGAATGGAGGTCATCTGAACAAGTGGAAAATGGAACACCGTCAACTTCACCACCATACTGGGATACTGATGACGATGACGACGATGCTG GACCAAAACCTTCAGATTTGTATGGAAAACATACAtggaaaatagagaaattttctCAACTTACCAAACGAGAACTTCGAAGTAATGCTTTTGAGGTTGGAGGCTATAAATG GTACATTTTAATTTATCCTCAGGGGTGTGATGTCTGCAATCATCTCTCCCTGTTTCTTTGTGTCGCAAATCATGACAAGCTCCTTCCAG GTTGGAGCCATTTTGCACAGTTTACAATAGCAGTGGTGAATAAGGATCCAAagaaatcaaaatattctg ATACATTACATCGGTTCTGGAAGAAAGAACATGACTGgggatggaaaaaattcatGGAGCTATCAAAAGTGTTAGATGGTTTTATTGACGCTGACACTCTCATAATAAAGGCACAAGTTCAAGTGATTAG GGAGAGAGCTGACCGGCCTTTTCGTTGCCTTGATTGTCAGTATAGGAGAGAACTTGTTAGGGTATATTTGACTAATGTTGAGCAGATATGTCGACGTTTTGTGGAGGAGAGAAGAAGCAAGCTGGGAAAGCTGATAGAGGATAAAGCTAGATGGTCAAG TTTTCGGGCTTTCTGGTTGGGAATTGACCAGAATGCTAGGAGGCGAATGTCTAGGGAAAAGACAGATGCAATTCTAAAAGTTGTTGTAAAACACTTCTTTATAGAGAAGGAGGTGACGTCTACTTTAGTGATGGACTCATTATACAGTGGATTGAAGGCTCTCGAAGGACATACCAAGAGTAAAAAAGGGAAAGCAAAACTATTAGATACTGAAGAGATAACAGCTCCAATAGTTCACATAGAGAAAGACACCTTCGTTTTGGTGGATGATGTTCTACTGCTGCTCGAGAGGGCTGCTGTGGAACCATTACCACCAAAAGATGAGAAGGGTCCTCAAAATCGTACTAAG GATGGTAGCTCCGGAGAAGACTTCAATAAAGACTCCATTGAACGCGACGAAAGGCGGCTTACCGAATTGGGACGTAGGACTGTGGAAATATTTGTCCTTGCCCATATATTTAG CAGTAAAGTTGAAGTTGCCTATCAGGAGGCTATTGCTTTGAAGAGGCAAGAGGAACTCATTCGTGAAGAAGAGGCAGCATGGCAGGCTGAAAGTGAACAAAAGGCTAGGCGATTAGCTTCAGAAAAGgataagaaatcaaagaaaaaacag GCTAAACAAAAACGTAACAACCGCAAAAGTAAGGATAAAGGGAGAGAAGAGAAGGCAAATTTGACTGCGCTGATCAGGGAACAAGTAAACCCTAGCAATGGGAAGGAGGAAGACACCATTGTGGATGAGGTCCAGCCCGTGGTTGAAAAGTCTGACATGCCCGAGGGTGGGTCAGATGTCTCTGATTCTGTTGAAGGCGCTAGTGAATTACTTCAGCCTGATTCAGAGGACAGAGATGCCAGTCCTGTCAATTGGGACACTGACACATCAGAAGTTCATCCCTTAATGGAAGCGAGTAGCAGTGGCATTAGCAGTCTATCTTCTGCCCAAACACCCTTATCTGACAAGAAGAGCTTGTCTGTTATGGATGATAGCTCTTCTACATGTTCTACTGATTCTGTTCCATCTGTAGTCATGAACGGTCCTTATAAGGAGAATTCTTTTCACAACTATAAGAAGCAAAAATCACCTAGCGG TGGAAAGAATCAGCAAAAGGATGCAGCATATGATCGTAACAGTTGTACCAACGAGATGGATAATCAGTCATCAGAGCTTCCAGCTGACATAGAGGACAGAAGTGATGTTTGCGGCAGTAACAAGCCTAAAGAGTCTGATCCTGTGGTCATTAATCATTCCGTCCGGGGTAAAATAAAAAGGGTTGAACAGCAGGGAGTTAAGAAG GAAGAAAAGGTCGTTTCATTGCCAAAAGAGCGAAGCTCTAAAAACCAGGTTGATATGGAAAGGATACTTAGAGATGCATCAACAGCTGTGCCATCCTCCCTTCAGAATCACCAGGATCATATACCACCAACTGTTGAACATAAGTCGAGCAATCTGAGTGTTGCTGCTCTTGATTCCACTCCAATTAAAGCATCATCGTCAACTAGTGGACATCAGATGGAGAAGACTGTGCCTGTAGTTACCTCATCCTATGTTGTAAGTGCAGTAAAAGCAGAGGCTCAGAAGTCTACAATTCCAAAACCAACTGAAAAGGCTTCGGCACAGCAAGCTCCTATGATGTCAAGGCCTTCTAGTGCACCTCTAATTCCTGGTCCAAGAGCTACAGCACCTGTTGTTAATGTAGTCCATACATCCCCATTGCTTGCCCGTTCAGTGAGTGCAGCTGGCCGGTTGGGTCCAGACCCTGCTCCAGCCACACATAGTTATGCTCCCCAGTCCTATAGAAACGCCATAATGGGCAACCATGTAGCTCCGAGCACTGCTGGATATGTTCATCTGAGCACCTCAACTTCAGGCGTCAGTCCATCAACTGCCTTCTCTTTGGCATCTGCTATGGTTTCTTCACCCATGTATGTACCACACAGCTCTGAGAGGTTAGATCCAAATGCTGTTAGATCTACTTATCCTTTCAGCATGGTAACTCGAGATGTCTTACCAAACAGTCCCCAGTGGGTGGAGGGTTCACAAAGGGAAACTGTTAGGAGCATGCACTACAATTCTTCCCTTCTCAATGATGTTCAAGATTTATACAAGAAGCCGATTCGTGGTTCAACCCCTGATGTCCTATCCGCAGAGTTCCCGGCCTGTACGTCTGGTCGCCAGCTCCAAGGTTTTGCAGAGGAGTTCCCTCACCTTGATATAATTAACGACCTCCTTGATGATGAAAATATTGTTGGGATTTCTGCCAGAGACAACTCAATGTTCCAGTCTCTGGGAAATGGACCTACTCTGTTGAACCGGCAGTTCTCACTACCTGGTGATATGGGTGGGATGGCTGGCGATGTAGGGTCCTCAACAAGCTCTTGCAGGTTTGAGCGCACACGGAGTTACCATGATGGTGGTTTTCAACGGGGATATACATCTTCCATCAGTCATTATGAACCAACCATGGATTTTATTCCACCATCCAGTCAACAGCAACACTTGAACGGCCAGATCGATGGGTTGGTTCCAAATTGGCGAGCAACGTCTGATCTCTCTTTACTTGGGACAAGAACTTTAGACTTCGATGGTTACCAATATCTGAATGCAGAATATTCAAATATGGCACATGGGATGAACGGCTACAACATCTTTCGACCTTCAGATGGGCATTGA